Proteins encoded within one genomic window of Vicinamibacterales bacterium:
- a CDS encoding plasmid pRiA4b ORF-3 family protein, with product FGDDWDHRVLVESIATAGAAAHRALCLDGARACPPEDCGGPHAYADPLAALGDPSDERHADLTDWIGQFDPEAFDLDIVNRKLARLRV from the coding sequence ATTTCGGCGATGACTGGGACCACCGCGTTCTGGTCGAATCGATCGCCACCGCCGGCGCCGCCGCGCACCGCGCGTTGTGCCTCGACGGCGCGCGCGCCTGCCCGCCCGAGGACTGCGGCGGACCGCACGCATACGCGGACCCCCTCGCCGCGCTGGGAGACCCGTCCGACGAGCGGCACGCAGATCTGACCGACTGGATTGGTCAGTTCGACCCCGAGGCGTTCGACCTGGATATCGTGAACCGCAAGCTCGCGCGCCTGCGGGTGTGA